In one window of Hyphomicrobiales bacterium DNA:
- a CDS encoding response regulator produces the protein MRILLVEDEDGIARRVASALEAAGYLVERSSDGEDAWYRGENEAFDAVVLDLGLPHMDGIQVLKRWRAAGRDMPVIVLTARGTWMERVEGIDAGADDYLPKPFRMEELKARLRALLRRSVGTGQPILTAGPVTLDTRQMTVAVDGVEVLLTALEYRLLSYLMHHRGRVASQLELTEHVYGEDIERDSNALEVLVARLRRKLDADVIKTRRGYGYIIPEGSVAGDE, from the coding sequence GTGCGCATCCTGCTGGTCGAGGACGAGGACGGTATCGCCCGGCGCGTCGCCAGCGCTCTCGAGGCGGCCGGCTATCTCGTCGAGCGCTCAAGCGACGGGGAAGATGCGTGGTACCGTGGCGAGAATGAAGCCTTCGATGCGGTTGTCCTCGATCTCGGTTTGCCACACATGGACGGCATACAGGTGCTCAAGCGCTGGCGTGCCGCCGGGCGGGACATGCCGGTGATCGTGTTGACCGCTCGCGGGACCTGGATGGAAAGGGTCGAGGGAATCGATGCCGGCGCGGACGACTACCTGCCCAAACCGTTTCGCATGGAGGAGCTGAAGGCTCGGCTGCGCGCGTTGTTGCGTCGCTCGGTGGGAACCGGCCAGCCGATCCTGACGGCGGGACCCGTAACGCTCGATACGCGCCAGATGACCGTCGCCGTGGACGGCGTGGAAGTGTTGCTGACAGCTCTCGAGTATCGGCTGCTGAGCTATCTGATGCACCACCGCGGGCGAGTGGCCTCCCAGCTCGAGCTGACCGAGCATGTCTACGGCGAAGATATTGAGCGAGACAGCAACGCCCTCGAAGTCCTCGTCGCGCGCCTGCGCAGGAAGCTCGATGCCGATGTCATCAAGACCCGTCGCGGTTACGGCTACATCATTCCTGAAGGCAGTGTCGCTGGCGATGAATAA